The nucleotide window AACGTGGCCGAGGGCAGCACGCCCATCACCGGGGCCGTAACCATTGCCACGGGCGTGAGCGACGTGACCCTGGTCAACAACATCCTGGTCAACCAGCAGACGGCCACGCCCAGCGGCGGCAAAACCTACGCCCTGTATTCGGCCGGCACCGCCTCACCGTTCACCCTGATTGACAACAACGCCTACTCGGTGCAGGGCGCCACGGCCAAGCTGGCTTACCTCAACGGCACGGAGCACACCACGCTGGCGGCCTTACGCTCGGCCACGGCCCAGGACGCCGGCAGCCTGCTGGCCAACCCGGTGTTCCGCCTGACGACAGCCAACGACCTGCGCCTAGTGACGGATGCCAACTGCAACCTCGACGGCAAAGCCCGGCCCGTAGCCGGGGTAGCAGTGGATATCGACAACGACCCGCGCAACGCCAGCACGCCCGATATCGGCGCCGACGAGTTTACGGCTACGGCCCGCGTGGCTCCCACGGCACCCAGCAAGTTTGGCGTGCAAAACCAGACCATTCCGAACCTGACGGCTACCACGGCCCCCGGGGGCACGGCCGTATGGTACGCCGATGCCGCCCTAACCCAGCGGCTGTTTGCCGGCCCTAGCTACGCCACGGGCCGCACCACGCTGGGCACCTATACTTACTATGTAGTTGACTCCCTGAATGCCTGCGTGAGCCCGGCTACCACCGTGCGCCTCACCATCGTGGGCCCCGACGCCACCGTAGCGGCCCTGCGCGACCTGAGCATTTCGTGTTTTCCTAACCCCGCTCACGGCGAAGTGACGCTGCGGGTGGAAGGCCCCGCCCGCACGATTTCGGCCGAGCTGCTCGACGCCCTGGGCCGCTCCGTGCTACGCCAGCAGGTGCGCCACCAGGCTCCCGCTACCCAGCATCCACTCAACTTGCAGGGCCTGGCCCAGGGTATTTACCTGCTGCGCCTCACCACCGAAGGTCAGACCACCGGCCGCCGCATCGTGGTAGAGTAACTGCCGGTAAGCTTTAAAAAGAAAGCGCCGCTTCCAGGCTGGAGGCGGCGCTTTCTTTTTTTCGTCACGGCTCAGGCTAACTGCATCCGGAATGAGGTTCTGGCAGTGGGTTTTACTGGTCGCTGGAAAGCTTGCCACCGGTGACGTGCACGAGGCTGCCGGTCATAAAGGAGCCGTCTTGTGAAGCCAGCAGTACGTAGGCCGGCGCTATTTCCTCGGGCTGACCGGGACGCTGCAGGGCTACTTCGTAACCGAACTTCTCGATTTCCTCGGCCGGCATGGTGGCCGGAATGTTGGGCGTCCAGACCGGGCCGGGCACCACGCAGTTGACCCGGATATTCCGCTCACCCAGGTGGGTGGCCAGGCTCTTGGTAAAAGCGTGAATGGCCGATTTGGAAGCCGTATAGTCCACCAGCAGTGGGTTGCCGGTCAGACCCACGATGCTGCCGGTGTTGATGATACAGTCGCCAGCCTGCAGGTGGGGCAGCGCCGACTGGGCCATCCAGATGTAACCCAGGATGTTGGTATCGAAGGTGCGGCGAATCTGCTCCTCGGGAATGTCCTCAAACTTCTCCTGGGCCAGCTGGAAGGCGGCGTTGTTGACCAGAATATTGAGGCCGCCCAGCTCGGCACGGGTGCGGCGCACGGCCTGCCGGCACTGCTCCGGGTCGCGCACGTCGAGCTTGAGCAGGATGCAGCGGCGCTGGCGCTTTTCCACCTGCCGCTTGGTTTCCTCGGCGTCCCCGTCGTTTTCGTTGTAGAGCACGGCCACATCGGCGCCTTCCAGAGCAAAGGCAATAGCCACGGCCCGCCCAATGCCGGAGTCGGCCCCGGTAATAAGGGCAATTTTCCCGTCGAGCTTACCGGCGGCTTTGTAGTTAGCAAAGTCCGTGTCGGGCTGCATTTTCATATCGGCCTGCTTGGCCGGATACGGCAGCTTCTCGGCCTTCATATCCTTGGCCGTGGGCCGCTTCTCGGGCTTGGGGCAGCAGTTTTCTTCGGGGCGGGAGCTTTGGTGGTGGTCGATGCTTTTTTGGCGGGCATAGAGCGTAGCATAAGAGGTTGGAGGTAAAGCGTACGTATAACCAGCCGAATGGTCGAGTTGCGGCCCCGCCCCAAACCTGCCCGGTTGCAGGCCCCGGCGAATCCGGATACTTTTGCCGGGCTAGCGGCGGGCCTGTTTACCCGGCCTTTCTCCTTTTCCTTGGCCTGACCATGACCCAGAAAGCTTCCTGGTCGTTTCTCAACCGCCTCGCCTTTGGCCTGGCCGTGCTGTTGCGCTGGGCCCACGAGCTGGCCATGCCCCAGCTTACCCGCGACATGCAGACCCAAACGGAAAGCGCCGTGAATCTGCTGCGGGGCCGCGGGGTAAGCTTGGCCCGCGTCAACTGGCAGGACCTGGCCCAACCCATTTTCGAGCCCCTGAACCTATGGCCGCCCGGCTACGCCTGGCTGATGGCCCTGCTGCTCCGCCTTTCGCCGAGTGTGCTGCTGGCTACCCAGATTATGCACTGGGCCGGACTGCTGGGGTTGCTGCTGGCGTGGTGGCATTTGCTTAAGCCCTTGCGTAACAGCCTGGTACCCTGGGCGCCGGCCGCCTTTTTCCTGTTCTGGGCTTGAGCAACGCCCCATTTCATTTGCTGTTCGGCACCGATTTGCTGGCCCTGGCTTTTTACTCCGGCGGCCTGGCGCTGCTGTTCCATTTACTTACCCGCCCGGCGGCGGCCCGGCGGCAGGCAGCGGGGTACGGGGCGGCTCTGGCCATGAGCGGGCTGGGCTTTGCGGCCTGCCTGATGCGGTTTGCCTACTACCCGCTGGCATTTTTTCTGCCGCTGACCTTGCTCTTGTTCGGTTGGCGGTGGCGGCCCGTGCTGCGCCGACCGGCTCTGGCAGCCCTACTGCTGCTTACGCTGCTGGTGAGCAGCCTGGTGTTCTACCAGGCCCGGGTGGCCGGCGACGCCTACTACCTCACGCAGTTTTACACCCAGCTGGCCACCGAACCCAGCTCCCGGGCTACTCTAGGCCTCTACTGGCACCACCTGCGGCTGTTCGACCCGGTTTTCTACCACAGCTTTTTTTCCAACGAGCTGGACTTCAGCCGGATTCCGCGGGGCCAGCTGGTTCGGGCGGTGGCCGTGGTGTTGGTTTCTGGTCTGGTAGCCGGGCTGCTGTTGGTCGGGCTGGGGCGGGAGTGGCGGGCCGCCCGGCACCGGGGCCGGTGGTGGCCCACGCGCCGCCTGCTGTTTCATGGGCTGGCGCTGGGTACGGCACTGCTGTGCACGGGTTTGCTGGTGGCGTTTTCCCTGCGCTACCCCGCCGCGCTAGTGGGCTGGTTTCCGGGTGCTTACTGGACCTACGTGGCCGACACACGGTATTTCCTGCCGGCTTTCCTGAGCATTTCGGCTCTGGTGCTGGTGCTCGTGCTGGCCCGGCCGCCCCGGCTTCCGGTGGCCTTGCGCGTGTTGGGTTTGGGGCTGTTGGGAGGTTCGCTGCTGTTGTCGCTCGTCACCCGCGACCGGCGCACGGCCCAGCTAGTGTGGCAGCAGCCCGCTTTTTCGATTGACAAGGTGCCCGGCCAACCCGAGGACGTGCGCCGGCTCGATTCGCTGCTGCACACCGCCGGAGCTGGGCAGCCGGTGCTGTTTGGGCGCAACTACTACAACAAGCGCGTGGAAATAGCGGCCCGTCTGGCTGGCCACATCATTCTGGACGCCGATTCGCTGCTGGCCCACCGGCCGCTGCGTACTAGCCGGCCCGTGCTCATGCTGTTCGACCTGAACTCTGCAACCGCGCCCAGCCCGGCCGTGGTCGAGTTTCTGCGGCGGCACCGGGCCCGGCCGCAGCTGGGCCTGCCCACCCTGGGCGCCCAGATTCTGACTCTGGAAATCCGGCCTACGGACTACTAGCAGTTGGTCTTGAAGCCACAAAAAAAGCCCGCCTGCGTGGTGCAGGCGGGCTTTTTGCGAAATGCATGCTATTCGGGAAGGCTACTGGGCCAGACCCGCCGGAGCTTCGGCCAGGGCCGGATAATCGATGTAGCCTTTGTCGTCGCCGCCATAGAAGGTGGCCTGGTCGGGCATGTTCAGGGCCGCACCCTGCTCGAAACGCTCCACCAGGTCGGGGTTGGCAATGAAGGGCACGCCGAAGGCAATTAGGTCGGCCTCGTTGTTAGCCAGTGCCGCCTCGGCCGTTTCCTGGGTGTAGCCGCCGTTCAGGATGAAGGGGCCGGTGAAGATTTTGCGCAGGTGGGCTGCTACCAACTCCTGGCCGGGCTGCGGGGCCATGGGGTGGCCGGGCAGGGCCTCAATGACGTGCAGGTAAGCCAAACCCAGCTTGTTGAGTTGCTCGGCCACGTAGCTGAAGGTTTTCACCCGGTCCGCGTCGTTAATGCCGCCCATGGTGCCGGTGGGCGACAAGCGGATGCCCACCCGGTCGGCACCGAAAACCTCGGCAGCGGCCTGCACTACTTCCAGGGCAAAGCGGGCCCGGTTTTCGACGCTGCTGCCGTACTCGTCGGTGCGCTGGT belongs to Hymenobacter cellulosilyticus and includes:
- a CDS encoding SDR family oxidoreductase, whose amino-acid sequence is MKAEKLPYPAKQADMKMQPDTDFANYKAAGKLDGKIALITGADSGIGRAVAIAFALEGADVAVLYNENDGDAEETKRQVEKRQRRCILLKLDVRDPEQCRQAVRRTRAELGGLNILVNNAAFQLAQEKFEDIPEEQIRRTFDTNILGYIWMAQSALPHLQAGDCIINTGSIVGLTGNPLLVDYTASKSAIHAFTKSLATHLGERNIRVNCVVPGPVWTPNIPATMPAEEIEKFGYEVALQRPGQPEEIAPAYVLLASQDGSFMTGSLVHVTGGKLSSDQ